The following proteins are co-located in the Candidatus Nitrotoga sp. AM1P genome:
- a CDS encoding DUF4194 domain-containing protein — MTEQGLKPENAAATNELSALVITLLKGVIYQEGETSLWNALLNLQARVRDYVTVLGLELVLDESEGYAFLRARLESEDEGAAKLPRLVARRPLTFPVSLLLALLRKKLAEFDASGGDTRLVLTRDQLVELVRVFLPDSSNEAKLIDQIETHLNKIVELGFLRKLKTGAGQPTAFEVRRIIKAFVDAQWLNDFDMRLSAYQVQINATSAGDSNG; from the coding sequence ATGACAGAGCAAGGGCTTAAACCAGAAAATGCCGCTGCAACGAATGAGTTATCAGCCTTGGTCATCACTTTGCTCAAAGGCGTGATTTACCAGGAAGGAGAGACCAGCCTTTGGAATGCCTTGCTCAATCTACAAGCTCGCGTGCGTGATTACGTGACCGTGTTGGGCCTGGAATTGGTGCTGGACGAGTCCGAGGGGTATGCATTCTTGCGAGCACGTTTGGAAAGTGAAGACGAAGGTGCTGCAAAGCTACCACGACTGGTAGCGCGCCGTCCGCTGACTTTCCCTGTGAGCTTGCTGCTGGCGCTGTTGCGCAAGAAATTGGCTGAGTTCGATGCAAGTGGTGGTGACACACGTCTCGTGTTGACTCGTGATCAACTCGTCGAGCTGGTTCGTGTGTTCTTGCCCGACAGCAGTAATGAGGCGAAGCTTATCGACCAGATTGAGACGCATCTCAACAAGATTGTCGAGTTGGGATTTTTGCGCAAACTTAAAACTGGCGCAGGACAACCCACCGCATTCGAGGTGCGTCGCATCATCAAAGCTTTTGTGGATGCGCAGTGGCTGAATGATTTCGATATGCGGCTGTCAGCGTATCAGGTACAGATCAATGCAACTTCAGCAGGTGATTCCAATGGATGA
- a CDS encoding DUF3375 domain-containing protein, with translation MNFDFATLDLLRQSHPAWRLLRSDHAPLVASFLQRVFIVPNVRVMAQADLAESLEDELFALRESLGLDAFPKSALEYLNDWASTEKGWLRKFYVQGSDEPHFDLSPPTEKAITWPATLTQRSFVGTESRLLTLFELLKQMSEGSESDPQTRVAELHKRRDEIDREIERILSGDIPLLDNTALKDRFQQFTQLARELLSDFREVEHNFRGLDRRVRERIALWQGSKGTLLEEIMGERDAISDSDQGRSFRAFWDFLMSSRRQEELSELLERVLALPPVIELKPDSRTRRVHYDWLEAGEHTQRTVAQLSQQLRRFLDDQAWLENRRIMDILHGIETKALAVRESQPSGVMMDIADTAADVELPMERPLHTPSIKPQIADIVLEEGDVEIDAGALYSQVVIDKAQLVRHIRHALQDRSQVTLRELCGMQPLQRGLAELVAYLQLAGDTFKVVVDEEVTDEIFWRREESDGQEQVKRARLPRVIFVR, from the coding sequence ATGAATTTCGACTTTGCCACTCTTGATCTATTGCGCCAAAGCCATCCGGCGTGGCGTTTGTTACGCTCGGATCATGCACCGTTGGTAGCGAGTTTTTTGCAGCGAGTGTTTATCGTGCCGAATGTGCGCGTTATGGCGCAAGCTGATTTGGCAGAATCACTCGAAGACGAACTGTTTGCCTTACGCGAGAGTCTAGGCTTAGATGCTTTTCCAAAATCTGCACTTGAATACCTCAACGACTGGGCGAGCACTGAGAAGGGGTGGTTGCGCAAATTCTATGTTCAAGGATCGGATGAACCGCATTTCGATCTTTCCCCACCGACCGAAAAAGCGATTACCTGGCCTGCAACGCTCACCCAGCGCAGCTTTGTGGGCACGGAGTCGCGCCTGCTTACGCTGTTCGAGTTGCTTAAGCAGATGAGTGAAGGATCTGAATCCGATCCTCAAACGCGTGTTGCTGAATTACACAAACGGCGTGATGAAATTGATAGGGAAATCGAGCGAATATTGTCGGGTGACATTCCGCTGTTAGATAACACCGCATTGAAAGACCGCTTCCAGCAATTCACGCAATTGGCGCGGGAGCTGCTGAGCGATTTTCGTGAGGTAGAGCATAACTTTCGTGGTTTGGATCGGCGCGTGCGGGAGCGCATCGCACTGTGGCAAGGCTCAAAAGGAACGCTACTGGAAGAGATCATGGGCGAGCGAGATGCAATTTCCGACTCGGACCAGGGACGCAGTTTTCGCGCATTCTGGGATTTTTTGATGTCCAGTCGACGGCAGGAGGAACTGTCGGAATTGCTTGAGCGTGTGTTGGCTCTGCCACCTGTCATTGAACTTAAGCCTGACAGCCGAACACGTCGTGTACATTATGATTGGCTGGAGGCTGGAGAGCATACACAGCGGACCGTCGCCCAACTTTCGCAACAACTGCGGCGTTTTCTTGACGATCAAGCCTGGCTGGAAAACCGCCGCATCATGGACATTCTGCACGGCATCGAAACTAAAGCGTTAGCAGTGCGCGAATCTCAGCCGTCAGGTGTGATGATGGACATTGCAGATACAGCTGCTGATGTCGAGTTGCCGATGGAACGACCACTACACACACCTTCCATCAAACCACAAATTGCCGATATCGTGCTGGAAGAGGGAGATGTCGAAATAGATGCAGGAGCCTTGTACTCGCAAGTCGTTATTGATAAGGCGCAACTGGTTAGACATATCCGACATGCTTTGCAGGATCGCTCGCAAGTCACGTTGCGTGAGCTGTGCGGAATGCAGCCGCTACAACGCGGACTGGCAGAACTGGTGGCCTACCTCCAGCTTGCGGGTGACACTTTCAAGGTCGTGGTGGATGAAGAGGTGACTGATGAAATTTTCTGGCGCAGAGAAGAATCGGATGGCCAAGAACAAGTGAAACGGGCACGTTTGCCGCGCGTGATTTTTGTGAGATAA
- a CDS encoding Wadjet anti-phage system protein JetD domain-containing protein, which produces MSWTRPRDFRTQLEKLWERGDMLSSLVTGESLFPRRLILKCPTSAEMADRFDEVRAWVREIRAVPHCRVVAREFNHRILGMNSVPAEVWIDSFDVAATFLSKRKDAARFVALIEETKQSQPKLLGWLARRPMLALALADDWNRLLEIVVWMQAHPRPGVYLRQVDIPGVHSKFIEAQRSVLTELFDMALDPETVDFNASGVSGFATRYGFRDKPLRIRFRLLDPDQTPSAHVPDITLDAASFAQLNPMVLRVFIIENEINFLAFPPLKGSLVIFGAGYGFEMSRHANWLSRCRIYYWGDIDTHGFAILDQLRNQFAHVESLLMDRATLLKFEPLWGEEEKQTLRDLPRLTPEELSLYNDLRDNRIRKNIRLEQERIGFGWFEAALKRLLDSR; this is translated from the coding sequence ATGAGTTGGACAAGACCGAGAGACTTCCGTACTCAGCTGGAAAAGCTATGGGAACGAGGGGATATGTTGTCCAGCCTTGTTACAGGGGAATCACTGTTCCCACGACGTTTGATACTCAAGTGTCCTACCTCAGCTGAGATGGCTGATCGCTTTGACGAGGTTCGTGCCTGGGTCAGAGAGATTCGGGCCGTCCCGCACTGTCGGGTGGTGGCACGGGAGTTCAACCACCGCATTTTAGGGATGAACTCCGTTCCCGCCGAGGTGTGGATCGATAGCTTCGATGTTGCCGCAACATTCCTATCCAAGCGCAAAGATGCTGCCCGATTTGTTGCGTTGATAGAGGAAACAAAACAGTCCCAGCCGAAGCTGCTGGGCTGGCTAGCAAGACGCCCCATGCTCGCGCTGGCTTTAGCAGACGATTGGAATCGGTTGCTGGAAATTGTCGTTTGGATGCAGGCTCATCCCAGACCAGGCGTGTATCTGCGACAGGTCGATATTCCAGGCGTTCACAGTAAATTCATAGAAGCGCAGCGCAGCGTGCTGACTGAGTTGTTCGATATGGCTTTAGATCCCGAAACAGTTGATTTTAACGCGTCTGGCGTGAGCGGATTTGCAACGCGCTACGGCTTCCGCGACAAGCCGTTGCGCATTCGTTTTCGTTTACTTGATCCTGATCAAACTCCATCGGCACACGTACCAGACATCACTCTTGATGCCGCGAGCTTCGCTCAGCTCAATCCTATGGTTTTACGGGTTTTCATTATTGAAAATGAGATCAATTTTTTAGCCTTTCCACCGCTAAAGGGCAGCTTGGTAATCTTCGGTGCGGGGTATGGATTTGAAATGTCGAGACACGCCAATTGGCTATCGCGCTGCCGCATTTATTATTGGGGTGATATTGATACGCACGGATTTGCAATTCTCGATCAACTTCGCAATCAGTTCGCGCACGTGGAGTCGTTATTGATGGATCGAGCGACTTTACTTAAATTCGAGCCGCTCTGGGGTGAGGAAGAAAAGCAAACACTACGTGACTTGCCCAGACTAACCCCCGAAGAGCTTTCTCTTTATAACGACTTACGTGATAACCGGATACGTAAAAATATTCGGCTTGAGCAAGAAAGAATCGGCTTTGGATGGTTCGAGGCTGCATTAAAAAGGCTCTTAGATAGTCGATAA
- a CDS encoding DEAD/DEAH box helicase, which translates to MNRHVNAIAGRLSLRAPQRRSLEILDRITEIIPPKKGADVAAALEIIRSEFPSVTDFERDFPSLCFALATGVGKTRLMGAFISYLHLAHGINNFFVLAPNLTIYNKLITDFSDRTHPKYVFKGISEFAIDAPSIITGDNYDQHDPASGTLFGGVRINIFNISKINSEVRGGKAPRIKRLSEYIGESYFDYLAGLPDLVLLMDESHRYRASAGIKAINELKPILGLELTATPFVETAKGSVPFKNIIFDYPLGKAMADGFVKEPAVVTRKNFNPAGMSPEEIERMKLEDGVRLHESVKVELETYARETSNSIVKPFLLVIARDTTHAGQLLALIQSHEFFEGRYKDKVIQVDSSRTGAEEEAMIARLLKVEHTDEPTEIVIHVNMLKEGWDVTNLYTIVPLRAANARILIEQSIGRGLRLPYGKRTGVTAVDRLNIIAHDKFQEIINEANRPDSAIHLKEVILDDDVFGQKTATIVSQSQLATKLGLKPADAAGSTQMAGQDVQPIFIKPEEQKVAQIAYEVIRKLENQPTTVPTLAHLKNPEIQTAIVKAVQEQHRPAQIELEGVTKQPDFVAIVAKTVELVTQQTIDIPRILVVPKGEVKAGFKPFTLKLEALNYPAVLEELWIQHLRTSQLEVMTLGNGGMEEKNMEDYVVSGLVDFDDVSYDDQADLLYELAAQTIKHFCSYLSEDDTRKVLRCYQRPIAQFIHAQMQEHSWEDSVDYEVVVSKGFTEFKPSAYTYAVNEPSTDYRVSPADKSNMSKYVFGGFRRCLYPVQKFDSEAERVLAVILDRDADKWFKPAKGQFQLFYKQGANHLEYQPDFVAETKNAIYMLEPKASNQMEDATVLAKKEAAIKWCKNASDYAAANGGKPWRYALIPHTAIAVNMILDGLAGQFGCYEDLRS; encoded by the coding sequence ATGAACCGCCACGTTAATGCTATTGCCGGGCGCTTGAGCTTGCGTGCTCCGCAACGCCGCTCATTGGAGATTCTGGATCGTATAACTGAAATCATTCCACCCAAAAAAGGGGCGGACGTTGCTGCCGCGCTGGAGATTATCCGCAGCGAATTTCCATCGGTGACCGACTTCGAGCGCGACTTCCCGTCGCTGTGCTTTGCGTTGGCTACGGGTGTGGGTAAGACGCGGCTGATGGGTGCATTTATCAGCTATCTGCATCTGGCGCATGGCATCAATAATTTTTTCGTTCTGGCCCCGAACCTGACTATCTATAATAAGTTGATCACAGATTTCAGCGACCGCACACATCCTAAGTATGTGTTCAAGGGCATCTCGGAATTCGCCATTGATGCGCCTTCCATCATCACCGGCGACAACTACGACCAGCACGACCCGGCCAGCGGCACGTTGTTCGGCGGGGTGCGGATCAACATTTTTAATATCTCGAAAATCAATTCTGAGGTGCGCGGCGGCAAAGCTCCGCGCATCAAGCGGCTGTCGGAATATATCGGCGAGAGTTATTTCGATTATCTGGCCGGGTTGCCTGATCTGGTGCTGCTGATGGATGAATCGCATCGTTACCGTGCCAGTGCGGGAATCAAGGCGATCAACGAGCTGAAGCCAATCCTGGGGCTGGAGCTGACGGCTACTCCGTTCGTGGAGACCGCTAAGGGGTCGGTGCCGTTTAAGAATATTATTTTTGATTACCCGCTGGGCAAAGCGATGGCGGATGGCTTTGTGAAAGAGCCTGCCGTAGTAACGCGCAAGAATTTCAATCCGGCGGGGATGTCGCCCGAAGAGATCGAACGCATGAAACTGGAAGATGGTGTGCGCTTGCACGAGAGCGTGAAGGTGGAGCTGGAAACTTATGCCCGCGAAACCAGTAATTCCATCGTTAAACCTTTCCTGCTTGTGATCGCGCGGGATACGACCCATGCCGGGCAGTTGCTGGCGTTGATTCAGTCGCATGAGTTTTTCGAGGGGCGTTACAAGGACAAGGTCATACAAGTAGATTCGAGCCGTACCGGTGCCGAAGAGGAGGCAATGATCGCGCGGCTGCTGAAGGTCGAACACACCGATGAGCCAACGGAGATCGTGATCCACGTCAACATGCTGAAAGAAGGTTGGGACGTGACCAACCTTTACACCATCGTGCCATTGCGTGCGGCCAATGCGCGCATCCTGATCGAGCAATCCATCGGGCGCGGCTTGCGCTTGCCGTATGGCAAACGCACCGGCGTGACGGCGGTAGACAGATTAAACATCATCGCGCATGACAAGTTCCAGGAAATCATCAACGAGGCGAACCGGCCTGATTCCGCCATTCACCTGAAAGAGGTGATACTGGATGATGATGTTTTTGGGCAAAAAACGGCGACCATCGTTTCGCAATCGCAACTGGCCACCAAGCTGGGGTTGAAACCAGCCGATGCGGCTGGCAGCACGCAGATGGCAGGGCAGGATGTGCAGCCCATTTTTATCAAGCCGGAAGAGCAGAAGGTCGCACAAATCGCTTATGAAGTGATTCGCAAGCTGGAGAATCAGCCGACGACTGTGCCAACGCTGGCGCATCTGAAAAACCCGGAGATTCAGACGGCCATTGTCAAGGCAGTGCAAGAACAGCATCGGCCTGCGCAGATAGAATTGGAAGGTGTGACCAAGCAACCGGATTTCGTGGCCATTGTGGCAAAAACGGTGGAGTTGGTGACGCAACAGACGATAGATATTCCACGGATTCTGGTTGTGCCCAAGGGCGAGGTGAAAGCCGGATTCAAACCGTTCACACTGAAGCTGGAGGCGCTGAATTACCCGGCTGTCTTAGAGGAACTATGGATTCAACATCTGCGTACAAGCCAGCTTGAAGTGATGACGTTAGGCAATGGCGGTATGGAAGAAAAGAATATGGAAGATTATGTCGTCAGTGGTCTGGTGGACTTCGACGATGTTTCTTATGACGATCAGGCTGATCTTCTTTATGAATTAGCAGCGCAAACCATTAAGCATTTTTGCTCATACTTATCCGAGGATGACACGCGTAAGGTGTTGCGTTGCTACCAGAGACCGATTGCGCAGTTTATCCATGCACAAATGCAGGAGCATAGCTGGGAAGATTCCGTTGATTACGAAGTGGTGGTGAGTAAAGGATTCACGGAATTCAAACCCAGTGCCTACACCTATGCTGTTAATGAGCCGTCCACTGATTATCGGGTTTCGCCTGCGGATAAGAGCAATATGTCGAAGTATGTGTTCGGCGGTTTCAGGCGTTGCTTGTACCCGGTGCAGAAGTTTGACTCAGAAGCGGAGCGCGTGTTGGCGGTTATCCTTGATCGCGATGCCGACAAATGGTTCAAACCTGCCAAGGGGCAGTTTCAGCTTTTCTACAAGCAGGGCGCAAACCATCTGGAATATCAGCCCGATTTCGTGGCAGAGACGAAAAATGCGATCTACATGCTGGAGCCAAAGGCCAGCAATCAGATGGAAGATGCCACTGTTCTAGCCAAAAAGGAAGCGGCAATCAAGTGGTGCAAGAATGCTTCGGACTACGCAGCAGCCAATGGTGGCAAGCCTTGGCGGTATGCGCTGATCCCGCATACCGCGATTGCGGTCAATATGATACTGGATGGATTGGCAGGACAGTTTGGATGCTATGAGGACTTGCGAAGTTGA
- a CDS encoding ATP-binding protein, protein MDEMQTLGLDFVSDDALSGFRLHRLEVFNWGTFDARVWTLNLNGKNALLTGDIGSGKSTLVDAVTTLLVPAYRIAYNKAAGADNKERTLRSYVLGHYKSERNEVSGTAKPVALRDHNSYSVILGVFHNAGYDQTVTLAQVFWMKDAQAQPARFFVCAERALSITADFAHFGSDIVQLRKKLRGMGAEIFDSFPPYGAWFRRRFGIENEQALELFHQTVSMKSVGNLTDFVRSHMLEPFDVAPRITALIGHFDDLSRAHEAVLKAKRQVEMLAPLVADGDRHASLVALVDEFRACRDALSSYFAGLKLDLLEKRAANLLEEWARQDTQVKRVEAQRDAQRVEVAELKRSIADNGGDRLERLTIEISKKEQEREVRERKAQRYAELVRAVAESPAEDEDEFLRQRQRFIASAEITRVRDVSLQNNLTEHSVGLRQGKQEHDALTAEINSLKARRSNIPLEQVVMRSALCKALNLSEEEMPFAGELLQVHEDERDWEGAAERLLRSFGLSLLVPDERYVAVAEWVDKTHLKGRLVYFRIRQNSRSELPSLHRDSLARKLAIKPDSAFYDWLERELVHRFDVACCVTQEQFRRETRAITRAGQIKAGGERHEKDDRHRLDDRSRYVLGWTNAAKIAALEDKARSLEKCLREKGSLIGKIESARRELQAFITVLSKLEVFDDFREIDWRLLVLEVAALTDEKQRLESTSDVLRQLAERLGAIEAALIATEGQLEEHKDKRSKAEQKKIDAEALRMQTQAILDEPAYATHSARFERLDAIRDEALGEHQLTVESCDNRERDLREWLQTKINAEDAKLKRLRDKIIQAMAAYKEAFKLETSEVDASIDAVFEYRAMLNALQADDLPRFEARFKKLLNENTINEVANFQSQLARERETIRERIARINESLTGIDYNTGRYIQLEAQPTPDADIRDFQTELRACTEGEITGSDDSQYSEAKFLQVKLIIERFRGREGISEQDRRWTAKVTDVRNWYVFAASERWREDGKEHEHYSDSGGKSGGQKEKLAYTILAASLAYQFGLEWGAVRSRSFRFVVIDEAFGRGSDESAQYGLRLFAQLNLQLLIVTPLQKIHIIEPFVSSVGFVQNEDGRASKLRNLLIEEYRAEKARVSG, encoded by the coding sequence ATGGATGAGATGCAAACATTGGGGCTGGATTTTGTCAGCGATGATGCGCTATCCGGATTCCGCTTGCATCGTTTGGAAGTGTTTAATTGGGGCACTTTTGATGCAAGGGTATGGACGCTGAACCTCAATGGTAAGAATGCCTTGCTCACTGGGGACATTGGATCGGGGAAATCCACGCTGGTGGATGCCGTTACCACACTGTTGGTTCCGGCGTATCGTATCGCTTACAACAAGGCTGCCGGTGCTGACAATAAAGAGCGCACGTTGCGCTCTTATGTGCTTGGGCATTACAAGTCCGAACGCAATGAGGTGAGTGGAACGGCCAAGCCTGTAGCGCTGCGCGATCACAATAGTTACTCGGTTATTTTGGGTGTTTTTCATAACGCGGGCTATGACCAAACGGTGACGCTGGCGCAGGTGTTCTGGATGAAGGATGCCCAGGCACAGCCTGCACGCTTCTTTGTCTGTGCAGAACGGGCACTGTCGATTACGGCTGACTTCGCACATTTTGGTTCGGACATCGTTCAACTCAGGAAAAAACTGAGAGGAATGGGCGCGGAAATATTCGACAGCTTCCCACCTTACGGGGCATGGTTTCGGCGTCGTTTCGGCATTGAAAACGAACAGGCACTGGAATTATTTCACCAAACCGTGTCGATGAAATCAGTGGGTAACCTTACTGATTTTGTGCGCAGCCACATGCTGGAACCATTTGACGTTGCGCCGCGCATCACCGCTTTGATTGGCCACTTCGATGATCTAAGCCGCGCACACGAGGCCGTGCTGAAAGCCAAGCGGCAAGTCGAGATGCTTGCCCCGTTGGTTGCAGACGGAGATCGTCATGCGTCGCTGGTTGCATTAGTCGATGAATTTCGTGCTTGCCGCGATGCGCTCAGTTCCTACTTTGCTGGATTGAAACTCGACTTGTTGGAAAAACGCGCAGCTAACTTGCTGGAGGAATGGGCACGACAAGACACCCAGGTCAAACGTGTTGAAGCACAACGTGATGCACAGCGCGTTGAAGTGGCTGAACTCAAACGCAGCATTGCTGACAACGGCGGTGACCGTCTGGAACGGCTGACGATTGAGATCAGCAAGAAAGAGCAGGAGCGCGAGGTGCGTGAACGCAAGGCGCAGCGTTACGCTGAGCTGGTGCGCGCTGTTGCTGAAAGTCCCGCAGAGGATGAGGACGAATTTTTGCGGCAACGACAACGCTTTATTGCATCGGCTGAAATCACGCGGGTGAGAGATGTCAGCTTGCAAAACAATTTGACTGAGCACAGCGTGGGTTTGCGTCAGGGTAAACAAGAGCATGATGCGTTGACTGCCGAGATTAACAGTCTGAAAGCGCGCCGCAGCAACATTCCATTGGAACAAGTGGTCATGCGGTCAGCCTTGTGCAAAGCACTCAACTTGTCTGAAGAGGAGATGCCCTTCGCCGGCGAGTTGCTCCAGGTACATGAGGACGAGCGTGACTGGGAAGGCGCGGCCGAACGGCTGTTGCGCAGCTTCGGCTTGTCCTTGCTGGTGCCGGATGAACGCTATGTAGCGGTCGCTGAGTGGGTTGATAAAACGCACCTGAAAGGTCGCTTGGTTTATTTTCGTATACGTCAGAATTCTCGGAGTGAATTGCCTAGCCTGCATCGTGATTCTTTGGCGCGCAAGCTGGCAATTAAGCCTGACTCAGCCTTTTACGATTGGCTGGAACGCGAACTGGTACATCGTTTCGACGTGGCCTGCTGCGTCACTCAAGAGCAGTTTCGCCGCGAGACGCGGGCTATCACTCGTGCAGGACAAATCAAGGCAGGGGGTGAGCGGCACGAGAAAGACGACCGCCATCGGTTGGATGATCGAAGTCGTTACGTGTTGGGCTGGACCAATGCAGCCAAGATCGCTGCACTTGAAGACAAAGCCAGAAGTTTGGAAAAATGCCTGCGCGAAAAGGGCAGCCTTATTGGCAAGATTGAATCAGCCCGTAGGGAACTTCAAGCGTTCATCACGGTGCTTTCGAAGCTGGAGGTGTTTGACGATTTTCGTGAAATTGACTGGCGGCTCCTTGTACTAGAGGTGGCGGCGTTAACCGATGAGAAACAAAGGCTGGAGTCGACTTCCGACGTGCTAAGGCAATTGGCTGAACGGTTGGGTGCTATTGAGGCAGCATTAATAGCCACGGAAGGACAGCTTGAAGAACACAAAGACAAGCGATCCAAAGCAGAGCAGAAAAAAATAGATGCCGAAGCATTGCGGATGCAAACGCAAGCAATACTTGATGAACCGGCATATGCAACTCATTCAGCGCGCTTTGAGCGTCTTGATGCGATCCGTGATGAGGCGTTGGGAGAGCATCAGCTCACGGTTGAATCTTGTGATAACCGTGAGCGAGATTTGCGTGAGTGGTTGCAGACCAAGATCAATGCAGAGGATGCAAAGCTCAAACGTTTGCGCGACAAAATTATTCAAGCGATGGCAGCCTACAAAGAGGCGTTCAAATTGGAAACCTCAGAGGTGGATGCCAGCATCGACGCTGTTTTCGAATATCGCGCTATGCTCAATGCGCTGCAGGCTGATGACTTGCCGCGTTTTGAAGCGCGCTTCAAAAAATTGCTGAACGAAAATACGATCAACGAAGTCGCCAATTTTCAATCGCAGTTGGCGCGCGAGCGCGAAACGATCAGGGAGCGTATCGCGCGCATCAACGAATCGCTAACGGGGATCGACTACAACACGGGGCGATACATACAACTTGAAGCTCAGCCTACGCCGGATGCCGACATTCGCGACTTTCAAACTGAACTGCGCGCCTGTACTGAAGGGGAAATCACGGGTTCAGACGACAGCCAATATTCAGAAGCAAAATTCCTGCAAGTGAAGCTTATCATCGAGCGTTTTCGCGGACGTGAGGGAATCTCTGAACAAGATCGACGCTGGACAGCTAAAGTAACCGATGTGCGTAATTGGTACGTGTTCGCAGCCAGTGAACGTTGGCGCGAGGATGGCAAGGAGCACGAACATTATTCTGACTCGGGCGGTAAGTCGGGCGGACAAAAAGAAAAGCTGGCTTACACCATTCTTGCCGCAAGCTTGGCCTATCAGTTCGGTCTTGAATGGGGGGCAGTACGATCTCGTTCTTTCAGGTTCGTGGTGATCGACGAAGCTTTCGGACGAGGCTCTGACGAGTCCGCGCAATATGGCTTGCGCTTGTTTGCTCAACTCAACTTGCAACTCCTGATTGTCACGCCCTTGCAGAAGATTCACATCATCGAGCCTTTTGTGTCCAGCGTGGGTTTTGTCCAAAACGAAGATGGTCGCGCCTCCAAGCTGCGCAATCTTTTGATTGAGGAGTATCGCGCGGAGAAGGCGAGAGTTTCGGGATGA